The following DNA comes from bacterium.
TGGGCGAATCCAGCGCCGTAGGTTCGCCCTGCACGATCGTGCGCCTCACGGGCTGCCACCGGCGTTGCAGCTATTGCGACAGCGCGTACGCCTTCACCGGCGGTTCGTCCCTGGCCCTGCCGGAGGTGCTCGCCCGTGTGGCCGGGCTCGGGGCCGGCAGGGTGCTCGTCACTGGAGGCGAACCCCTGTTGCAGCAGGCCTGTCCCGATCTGTTGCGCGCATTGATCGCGGACGGGCGAGATGTGATGCTCGAAACGAGCGGTACGCTGGGCGCCCTGTCGCTCGCGGCGGTGCCGGACGGCGTGCGGCGCATCGTCGATGTCAAGACCCCGGCCAGCGGCATACCCGCCGCGCAGGTGGACTGGCGCGGCTTGAGGACGCTGGGCCGCAGCGACGAGCTGAAGTTCGTCTGCTGCGACCGCGCCGACTACGACTGGGCCCGGGATCTGGTGCGCGGCGGGGACATGCTGCCGGCGGAGGTGCCGGTCGCCTTCTCGCCGGCCGAAGGGCTGCTCGAGCCGGCGATGCTCGCGGAGTGGATCATCGCTGACAAGCTCGACGTGCGCTTCCAGATCCAGCTCCAAAAGGTGCTGTGGCCGGGCCTGGCGCGAGGGATCTGACCCGGTCCGTTCCGCTGCGCAGCGCATCGCGTCGACATGAAACATCCGGGCCGGGCGGGAGGCGTCGTGGGCGGTCGCGAAAAACCCCGGGTCGTGGTTCTCCTGAGCGGAGGCATGGATTCCTGCGTCTGCCTCGCCGATGCCGTGCGCGATCATGAACCGGCGGTCCTGCATCTGAACTACGGGCAACGCACGCAGGCGCGCGAGTTGAAGGCTTTCCACGATATCGCGGACCACTACGGGATCGAGCGACGACTCGTAGTCGATCTGTCCTACCTGGAGCGCATCGGCGGCAGCAGTCTCGTCGACGCGTCCCTGCCCGTGGAGGAGGGATTGCCGA
Coding sequences within:
- a CDS encoding 7-carboxy-7-deazaguanine synthase QueE — translated: MSTLLVNEIYYTILGESSAVGSPCTIVRLTGCHRRCSYCDSAYAFTGGSSLALPEVLARVAGLGAGRVLVTGGEPLLQQACPDLLRALIADGRDVMLETSGTLGALSLAAVPDGVRRIVDVKTPASGIPAAQVDWRGLRTLGRSDELKFVCCDRADYDWARDLVRGGDMLPAEVPVAFSPAEGLLEPAMLAEWIIADKLDVRFQIQLQKVLWPGLARGI